A portion of the Pedobacter cryoconitis genome contains these proteins:
- a CDS encoding AAA family ATPase, which produces MKNLVNMFISKMIINNFKGVKNLTIEFSDVTNIYAQNGGFKTTIADAWFWCLYGKDSNDRKDFNIKNTVDTSLNRGDHEVTLYITTGNNEDVFKRVFHEKWTKPKGQKDHVYSGNENLFYCNDVPMQAKEYQAKIDSIIAESALKMLTNPSYFNSLKWTERRNMLFQLAGNVSDNEIEESRPEFEALMNSLSNKTLSEYKREVSAKKKKLKDDLQAIPTRIDELQRSLPEVVDYAVVETEIAGLNGKINEIQLAIDDRNSAYDKEFKEIQAKQGKIHSVKSSINQVKFDVQSQLQDRANNLRNQLSLLNNNIENLQRDIKSKSLLIDSSNKKVLELSTKTDALRDKWTLINEKDLVFKDGEFACPTCKRQLEQDDILSKQNELIKNFNQDKELSLSSIESLAAEHNKEVLSTNEIVSLLNNALLTLNKQLVKAKAELSEFEDINSVPIPTIQAALINNKEYIELSDSLVLMENNLPESPKIELSDLNEKRQSISSKLDLLKNQLSTKVQRENILKRVSELENNESNLAQQIADLEGIEFTIDDFNRAKIETTESRINGLFRYVTFKLFDKKIDGDEFEICDTMYEGVPYSDLNTAGKIWAGIDIINTLSTHYGVAAPIFLDNRESVTLIPEISSQIINLIVSPDDKTLRVA; this is translated from the coding sequence ATGAAAAATCTAGTAAACATGTTCATCAGCAAGATGATCATTAACAATTTCAAAGGTGTAAAGAATCTCACCATTGAATTTAGTGATGTCACTAACATATACGCCCAAAACGGTGGCTTCAAAACAACAATAGCTGACGCTTGGTTCTGGTGCCTATATGGTAAGGATAGTAATGATAGGAAGGATTTTAATATCAAAAACACTGTTGATACCTCTCTTAATAGAGGTGATCATGAGGTAACACTTTACATCACTACCGGCAATAACGAGGATGTATTTAAACGTGTATTCCACGAAAAATGGACTAAGCCTAAAGGCCAAAAAGACCATGTTTATAGTGGTAATGAAAATCTATTTTATTGCAACGATGTACCAATGCAGGCAAAGGAGTACCAGGCTAAAATTGACTCCATAATTGCTGAATCAGCATTGAAAATGCTAACTAATCCAAGTTATTTTAACTCACTTAAATGGACTGAGCGAAGAAATATGCTTTTTCAATTGGCTGGTAACGTGTCTGACAATGAAATTGAAGAATCTCGTCCAGAATTCGAAGCATTGATGAATTCACTTAGCAATAAAACTCTTTCGGAATATAAAAGAGAGGTGTCAGCGAAGAAAAAGAAGCTTAAGGATGACTTACAGGCGATTCCCACCCGTATCGATGAACTTCAGAGATCACTACCGGAAGTCGTGGACTACGCTGTAGTTGAGACAGAAATTGCAGGCTTAAACGGTAAAATAAATGAGATACAACTTGCAATAGATGACCGTAATTCTGCTTATGATAAGGAATTTAAAGAAATACAGGCCAAACAGGGAAAGATTCATTCAGTAAAATCCAGTATTAACCAGGTAAAGTTTGATGTTCAATCTCAGTTGCAGGATAGGGCTAATAACCTCCGTAACCAACTCTCATTGCTAAATAACAATATTGAGAATCTGCAGCGGGATATCAAAAGCAAGTCACTATTAATTGATTCCTCTAATAAGAAGGTTTTAGAGCTTTCGACAAAAACCGACGCGCTTCGTGATAAGTGGACATTGATCAATGAGAAAGATCTTGTTTTCAAAGACGGTGAATTTGCGTGTCCTACCTGTAAAAGACAGCTTGAGCAGGATGATATTCTTTCAAAGCAGAATGAGTTAATAAAGAATTTTAATCAGGATAAGGAACTAAGCTTATCAAGCATAGAGTCCCTGGCTGCTGAGCATAATAAAGAAGTCCTTTCAACTAACGAAATCGTATCGTTACTTAACAATGCTCTTTTAACTCTCAATAAGCAGCTTGTAAAAGCTAAAGCTGAACTTTCTGAATTTGAAGATATAAACTCTGTTCCTATTCCGACAATTCAAGCCGCCTTAATAAATAATAAGGAATATATAGAGTTAAGTGATAGCCTTGTATTGATGGAAAATAACCTTCCTGAAAGCCCTAAGATTGAATTATCTGATCTAAATGAAAAACGTCAATCAATATCATCTAAGCTTGATTTACTAAAAAACCAACTGTCTACAAAGGTACAACGTGAAAATATTTTAAAAAGGGTTTCTGAGCTTGAAAATAATGAAAGCAACTTAGCTCAACAGATCGCTGACCTTGAAGGCATTGAATTTACTATTGATGATTTCAACAGAGCAAAAATTGAAACTACTGAAAGTAGAATCAATGGTTTGTTCAGATACGTAACCTTCAAACTTTTTGATAAGAAGATTGATGGTGATGAGTTCGAAATATGCGATACAATGTATGAAGGAGTTCCTTATTCGGACCTTAATACTGCAGGAAAGATATGGGCAGGTATCGATATTATCAATACTCTCAGCACTCATTATGGAGTAGCCGCTCCAATATTTTTAGATAATAGAGAATCGGTTACCCTGATTCCTGAAATCAGCTCCCAAATAATTAACCTGATCGTTTCACCAGATGATAAAACGCTGAGGGTAGCATAA
- a CDS encoding PcfJ domain-containing protein yields the protein MKPRTKLQAQVFSLSQYLPELTADQKKWAFKNCIRHQGYRTLKHISCMDCGNIWSGPQKVKKCNCPNCGEKLIIEDTRKKNLKQDAIVALVNIIEDFQVIRFFEIKVDQKAGCTPKVYTREIVQQWFKPGEKLTIVGRTQSYGNGGFGGDMEIRANISNYYSSNKYDIYADKIFPEFNCLPIFKRNGFTSKVAGVNLYSMLIALLRDSKIETLLKADQHSLLAARLGDRNDKVYRYWDSIKICIRNKYLVKDAVSYLDYLDLLNHYGRDLRNAKYVCPSNFKKEHNRLVSKRAKEKRFADAIRNLEQAEKRKLLAEQEQQTYLKEKSPYFGIIFSDGELTIKILESVKEFIAEGDHHKHCIYTNRYYSKPDSLCFSAKIEGDPVETIELSLTNMKIIQSRGKNNEPSIHHDKIINLMKKNISVIKNRYRDLKKEVA from the coding sequence ATGAAACCAAGAACTAAACTTCAGGCACAAGTATTTTCACTAAGTCAGTACTTGCCAGAATTAACAGCTGATCAAAAGAAGTGGGCATTTAAAAATTGCATACGTCACCAGGGATACCGGACATTGAAACATATTTCCTGTATGGATTGTGGTAATATTTGGTCTGGGCCACAAAAAGTCAAAAAATGTAATTGTCCTAATTGTGGAGAGAAATTGATAATTGAGGATACCAGAAAGAAAAATTTGAAGCAAGATGCCATAGTCGCATTAGTTAATATTATTGAGGATTTTCAGGTAATCCGGTTTTTTGAGATTAAAGTTGATCAAAAGGCTGGATGTACTCCAAAAGTATATACCAGAGAAATTGTTCAACAATGGTTTAAGCCTGGTGAAAAGCTTACTATAGTCGGTAGAACACAATCATATGGAAACGGTGGCTTTGGTGGCGATATGGAGATAAGAGCTAATATCTCAAACTACTATAGTTCAAATAAGTATGATATATACGCTGATAAAATATTTCCAGAATTCAATTGTTTGCCAATTTTTAAACGCAATGGATTTACATCCAAAGTTGCCGGTGTAAACCTTTATTCAATGCTTATTGCCCTACTTAGAGACAGTAAAATCGAAACATTGCTCAAAGCAGATCAGCACAGCCTTTTAGCGGCCCGGCTAGGTGATAGAAATGACAAGGTTTATAGATATTGGGATTCGATAAAGATATGTATTAGGAATAAATACCTCGTAAAAGATGCTGTGTCATACTTGGATTATCTGGATCTTCTTAATCACTATGGCAGAGATCTGAGAAATGCAAAATATGTTTGCCCTTCGAACTTCAAAAAAGAACACAACAGACTGGTCTCAAAGAGGGCTAAAGAAAAAAGATTTGCGGATGCTATAAGAAATCTTGAACAGGCTGAGAAACGAAAATTACTTGCAGAGCAGGAGCAGCAAACTTACTTGAAAGAGAAATCACCATATTTTGGAATCATTTTCTCTGACGGAGAATTGACAATTAAAATTTTAGAAAGCGTAAAGGAATTTATAGCGGAAGGTGATCATCATAAGCATTGCATTTATACTAATAGATATTATAGCAAACCTGACTCACTTTGCTTTTCTGCTAAAATAGAAGGTGATCCTGTTGAAACAATAGAGTTATCACTAACTAATATGAAGATTATTCAATCTAGAGGTAAGAATAATGAACCTTCAATCCATCATGATAAAATTATTAATCTGATGAAAAAAAATATTAGTGTTATCAAAAATAGATATCGCGACCTTAAGAAAGAAGTGGCCTAA
- a CDS encoding DUF4468 domain-containing protein: MKNTIIILMMMFSCSSFSQEKPDSLRMPSKDGRVEISEVIIVNNKKSAELFSDALLFIAENYNSPQTVTRLSDRTSGKLLVNTFFVVSDYFHIKCILELDIKDGKYKYVFKDFTYQVVVESLKGDLAPKAQAFDTVFPSKNYKDPNVYTKLAIGTLDSINLLITNLKKTMSKNDSF; this comes from the coding sequence ATGAAAAATACAATTATAATTTTAATGATGATGTTTTCTTGTTCATCATTTTCACAGGAAAAGCCGGATAGTCTACGTATGCCTTCAAAAGACGGAAGAGTAGAGATTTCTGAGGTTATTATTGTAAATAATAAAAAATCTGCTGAATTATTTAGTGACGCTCTGTTATTTATTGCGGAAAACTACAATAGTCCGCAAACAGTTACGAGGCTAAGCGACAGAACATCTGGCAAACTGCTTGTGAATACATTTTTTGTGGTAAGTGATTATTTCCATATAAAGTGCATTCTTGAATTAGATATTAAAGATGGAAAATATAAATATGTTTTTAAAGATTTCACCTATCAAGTGGTGGTTGAGAGCCTAAAAGGCGATTTAGCTCCAAAAGCGCAGGCCTTCGACACTGTTTTTCCAAGCAAAAATTACAAAGATCCAAATGTATATACAAAACTGGCCATCGGTACATTGGATTCAATCAATCTACTAATCACGAATCTTAAAAAGACGATGAGTAAAAACGACTCATTCTAA
- a CDS encoding S24 family peptidase: MNLKERIKTFIKHLSIDVKTFETKCELSNGFVNNIGQSIREKSMGQILSVYPDLNRNWILTGEGNMLKSEVKSNALDLGDLPSNFELDDTPHIDLPGGDILLVFPLVSESAYAGYAAGYSDPEYIEQLPKHSIIVQEYHKGKYRGFEVVGDSMDDGTIKSIPDKSRVTGRFLMHHHWKNKLHLHRYTEFVIVRKDDGIQVKKIIKHDVENGIITCHSTNPDKDSYPDFEVNLEDVQELYNVIDVSIRR, from the coding sequence ATGAACTTAAAAGAAAGAATTAAGACGTTTATTAAGCATTTAAGCATTGATGTTAAGACATTTGAGACAAAATGTGAACTATCAAATGGATTTGTAAATAACATTGGCCAGAGCATTAGAGAGAAATCGATGGGCCAAATTCTATCAGTTTATCCAGATCTAAATAGAAATTGGATATTGACTGGAGAAGGAAATATGTTAAAATCGGAAGTTAAATCTAATGCGTTAGATCTAGGTGACCTCCCTAGTAATTTTGAATTAGATGATACACCTCATATTGATCTTCCTGGAGGAGATATATTATTAGTATTCCCATTAGTAAGCGAGAGTGCCTATGCGGGTTACGCAGCGGGTTATTCAGATCCAGAATATATTGAACAATTACCTAAACATAGTATCATTGTGCAGGAATACCATAAAGGAAAATATAGGGGGTTTGAGGTTGTTGGCGACAGCATGGATGATGGAACTATAAAAAGTATACCAGACAAGAGCAGGGTCACGGGAAGGTTTTTGATGCATCATCACTGGAAGAATAAACTGCATTTGCACAGATATACTGAATTCGTTATAGTAAGAAAAGACGATGGTATTCAAGTAAAGAAAATCATAAAACATGATGTAGAGAATGGAATCATTACTTGCCATTCGACAAATCCAGATAAAGACTCGTATCCAGATTTTGAAGTTAATCTTGAAGATGTTCAGGAGCTATACAATGTTATTGATGTTTCAATAAGGAGATAG
- a CDS encoding MBL fold metallo-hydrolase — MKLKVVSSGSIGNAYIVHNDDEALLIECGVKFGDIKQSLNFNLKKVVGCLVSHSHQDHCKGVREAVNAGINVHCLPETAETFGFKSHRLKAIEEKKIFTIGNFKIMAFPLQHDVPCLGFMIDHKDTGTFVFITDTYYCEYSFPGLHNVIIEANYCQTILDAKLAAGATPEFLRNRVLKSHMSLATCKEFLKANDLTKVNNILLIHLSDSNSNAEQFKKEIKEQTAKTVNVASKGLEINFNKTPF; from the coding sequence ATGAAACTTAAAGTAGTTAGCTCCGGGTCAATAGGTAATGCTTACATCGTCCACAACGACGATGAAGCATTACTAATTGAGTGCGGTGTAAAGTTCGGGGACATTAAGCAGTCCCTGAACTTTAACCTCAAAAAGGTGGTAGGATGTCTTGTCTCACATTCACACCAGGATCATTGCAAAGGTGTGCGAGAAGCTGTAAATGCAGGCATTAATGTTCATTGTCTGCCAGAGACAGCGGAGACATTTGGCTTTAAAAGTCACAGGTTAAAGGCGATCGAAGAAAAAAAGATCTTCACGATCGGAAACTTTAAGATCATGGCTTTCCCTCTGCAGCATGATGTACCATGCCTTGGATTTATGATTGACCATAAGGATACCGGCACATTTGTTTTTATCACTGACACATACTATTGTGAGTATTCATTCCCAGGCTTACATAATGTGATTATTGAAGCAAACTACTGTCAGACGATACTCGATGCCAAATTAGCTGCGGGAGCAACACCTGAGTTCCTTAGGAACAGAGTTCTTAAATCTCATATGAGCCTTGCTACATGCAAAGAGTTTTTAAAAGCGAATGACCTTACCAAGGTTAATAATATTCTCCTGATCCACTTAAGCGACAGTAACAGCAATGCTGAGCAATTTAAAAAGGAGATCAAGGAACAAACAGCCAAAACAGTAAATGTTGCCTCCAAAGGATTGGAGATCAATTTTAATAAAACCCCATTTTAA
- a CDS encoding RecT family recombinase, which produces MSTEIAPQQQQAVKKFAEGTVDSILKRVADFQSAGELVLPPNYIPENAVRSAWLILQQTVDLNKKPALEVCTMESIANAFLEMVTQGLSVIKKQCYFVVYGNKLELEESYIGKIAISKRNANVKEVNAVTVYKQDTFVYSVDHTTGRKHIEKHEQSLANVIPEEIVGAYAIVIYNDGSTDSEIMSLGQIHKAWAQGGSRGASPAHKNFPDQMCEKTVIGRALKIESGASDDSSLLPNDPQSANVSNIIEQNANKKELVFEEAQVVVDKAADPVDYRKSGIQPNENFDSAQQTPDLNGGPASTPPKSRAPF; this is translated from the coding sequence ATGTCAACAGAAATAGCACCACAACAGCAGCAAGCTGTTAAAAAGTTCGCAGAAGGTACTGTGGATTCTATCCTTAAAAGAGTGGCTGATTTCCAATCAGCAGGAGAATTAGTATTGCCCCCTAATTATATCCCAGAGAACGCAGTTCGTTCTGCATGGCTTATTTTGCAGCAAACAGTAGATTTAAATAAGAAACCAGCTCTGGAAGTTTGTACTATGGAAAGTATTGCAAATGCCTTCCTTGAAATGGTTACTCAGGGCTTAAGTGTAATAAAAAAACAATGCTATTTCGTTGTTTACGGTAATAAGCTTGAACTGGAAGAAAGTTATATAGGTAAAATAGCAATTTCAAAAAGGAATGCTAATGTGAAAGAGGTTAATGCTGTAACTGTTTACAAGCAAGATACGTTTGTTTATTCAGTTGACCATACTACCGGCAGGAAGCACATTGAGAAACATGAGCAATCTCTGGCAAATGTAATTCCTGAAGAAATAGTTGGAGCCTACGCTATCGTAATATATAACGACGGATCAACTGATAGTGAGATTATGTCCTTGGGTCAAATTCATAAAGCATGGGCGCAAGGTGGTTCAAGAGGTGCTTCACCTGCGCATAAAAACTTTCCAGACCAGATGTGTGAAAAAACCGTTATTGGCCGTGCTTTGAAAATTGAATCTGGAGCATCGGATGACTCTTCTCTTTTGCCCAACGATCCTCAATCTGCTAATGTGAGTAACATTATTGAACAAAATGCTAATAAAAAAGAATTGGTATTTGAAGAGGCTCAGGTTGTTGTTGATAAAGCTGCTGATCCAGTTGATTATCGTAAATCTGGTATCCAGCCAAATGAGAATTTTGATTCTGCACAACAAACGCCTGATTTGAATGGTGGTCCGGCTAGTACTCCACCTAAAAGCAGAGCTCCTTTCTAA
- a CDS encoding phage integrase SAM-like domain-containing protein gives MASVKVILYTHKTYSGGRHPIMLQIIDGNKAVKRKQLHTCTKDQWDDTTKRVNKKIENYSLINVMISDRVAEAEKAVLVGENPFLTVSNITLEEVIQLELERLSDAGKHAGHASITAVFNDLKTFYSNLKIPLKNIDSAWYNKFVGKLVNKGNKDNSINKKLKVLKRAITTNGGVLTSTGESFTHGRKETLKQKLTRDEFIAIANLELPEESRLIPVRDFFVLQVYLRGVRVGDLLQATSEHFKNSRFRYMSDKTGRHYDIKLLPEAEVIVNKYLNKYERLFPFFKWKPDPKLDFIENDKKRLKHKESCTAVINYNLKPISKLAGVKKNVSSHMAKHTYAKFADVAIKNPMLTMPLLGHSSLAVHQKYLEDIRKDDELDDAADLIF, from the coding sequence ATGGCTTCCGTCAAAGTGATTCTGTATACGCACAAAACATATTCCGGGGGCAGGCATCCTATAATGTTACAGATTATTGATGGAAACAAAGCTGTAAAGAGGAAGCAACTACATACTTGTACAAAGGATCAGTGGGACGATACAACAAAGCGTGTCAATAAAAAAATTGAAAATTACTCACTGATTAATGTGATGATTTCTGATAGAGTTGCCGAGGCCGAGAAAGCGGTATTAGTTGGAGAAAATCCATTTTTGACAGTATCTAATATTACTTTAGAGGAAGTTATTCAATTAGAGTTAGAAAGGCTTTCTGATGCCGGGAAGCATGCTGGGCATGCGTCTATCACGGCTGTGTTCAATGATCTTAAAACATTTTATTCAAATCTTAAAATTCCATTGAAGAACATTGATTCAGCCTGGTATAATAAATTTGTAGGCAAGTTAGTGAATAAAGGAAATAAGGATAATTCAATAAATAAGAAATTAAAAGTTTTGAAGAGGGCTATTACTACTAATGGTGGGGTCCTTACTTCAACAGGAGAATCTTTTACTCACGGCCGTAAGGAAACTTTGAAACAAAAGCTCACACGTGATGAGTTTATTGCCATTGCCAATTTAGAACTGCCGGAAGAATCAAGATTAATTCCTGTAAGGGATTTTTTCGTTCTTCAAGTCTATTTACGTGGCGTAAGGGTTGGGGATCTTTTGCAGGCAACAAGTGAGCACTTCAAAAATTCAAGATTCAGGTACATGTCTGACAAGACTGGCCGGCATTACGATATTAAGCTACTCCCGGAAGCGGAAGTTATAGTTAACAAATACCTGAATAAGTATGAAAGGCTTTTTCCATTCTTTAAGTGGAAACCAGATCCCAAATTAGATTTTATTGAGAACGATAAAAAAAGGCTGAAACACAAGGAATCTTGTACGGCTGTTATAAATTATAATCTTAAGCCTATATCTAAGCTCGCAGGTGTTAAAAAAAATGTAAGTAGTCATATGGCAAAACATACTTACGCTAAGTTTGCAGATGTTGCAATAAAGAATCCAATGCTTACTATGCCCCTACTTGGACATAGTTCGTTAGCTGTTCATCAAAAATATCTCGAAGATATTAGAAAGGATGATGAGCTGGATGATGCAGCGGATCTTATCTTTTAA
- a CDS encoding response regulator transcription factor yields the protein MLTATYQNIHFAGMIDNGVEFFAQKGIIDVRCINQGIVYNTFSEFPEWIKYKLEEDLVKNHVAMRSLSKIKGLAKEDYLKHYAFCKYGGLDPNPDIDVNGMMGESEYFDCGFRGKCKAEGKLCCGIKVKNGTLTKMEIRILKKSMMSNKHIANALFISISTLKKHWQNMKAKTGMSTRAEYVYFATKKGIIKWIW from the coding sequence ATGTTAACAGCTACTTACCAAAATATACACTTCGCCGGAATGATTGACAACGGTGTCGAGTTTTTCGCTCAGAAGGGCATCATTGATGTCCGGTGCATCAACCAGGGTATTGTATATAATACATTCTCCGAATTCCCTGAATGGATCAAATATAAACTTGAAGAGGATCTGGTTAAAAACCATGTCGCTATGCGATCATTAAGCAAAATAAAAGGCTTAGCAAAAGAGGATTACCTGAAGCATTATGCATTCTGCAAATATGGAGGATTAGATCCTAATCCTGATATCGATGTAAACGGAATGATGGGAGAGTCTGAATATTTTGATTGTGGTTTTCGTGGCAAGTGTAAAGCAGAAGGAAAGCTCTGCTGCGGTATCAAAGTGAAGAATGGTACTCTCACTAAAATGGAGATCCGGATTCTTAAAAAATCAATGATGTCGAATAAGCACATCGCTAATGCACTTTTTATTTCAATTTCTACACTTAAAAAACATTGGCAGAATATGAAAGCTAAGACCGGCATGAGTACCAGAGCAGAGTATGTGTATTTCGCAACGAAGAAAGGAATTATAAAATGGATATGGTAA
- a CDS encoding helix-turn-helix domain-containing protein: protein MEGISIVSTELLSNLISKIEMLGSQVQELSAGVKQTKLEPYMTVQDLMDYTHFSRDWVTDHKHEIGCRNVCGKLMFKRKDVDSFMDKTYYKVGNEIEEDRAYTRRAKRK from the coding sequence ATGGAAGGCATATCAATAGTAAGTACCGAGCTTTTAAGCAATCTAATTTCTAAAATTGAAATGCTTGGGTCACAAGTTCAAGAACTTTCCGCAGGCGTTAAGCAAACAAAGCTAGAACCTTATATGACAGTTCAGGACTTAATGGATTATACTCACTTCAGTAGGGATTGGGTTACGGATCATAAGCATGAAATAGGATGCAGGAACGTATGTGGTAAGCTAATGTTCAAAAGAAAAGATGTCGATTCTTTCATGGACAAAACCTACTACAAGGTCGGAAATGAAATTGAAGAGGATAGAGCGTACACCCGAAGAGCTAAACGGAAATAA
- a CDS encoding 3'-5' exonuclease: MSLKFSRPIAFFDIEATGLDTTKDRIVELAICKIHPDFSRESFSWLINPEMPIPAKASAIHGIYDQDITNEPTFAKLSAHIWHILDNCDFGGFNSNRYDIPMLYNEFLRTGKTIDYSSIRFIDAGAIFKRQEERTLSAAVKFYLGYEMVDAHAADADIEATVDVFEAMLQKYKDLPQNMEGMHLFCNYDKPVMDLSGKFTIDDEGDIIFNFGSKRGNKAKYDIGHLQWMYGKDFAPDTKRICEKLLGINQQHYS, from the coding sequence ATGAGTTTAAAATTCAGTAGGCCGATAGCCTTCTTTGATATAGAAGCGACCGGTTTAGATACCACAAAAGACAGAATAGTTGAATTAGCTATCTGCAAAATTCATCCTGATTTCTCTCGAGAGTCGTTCTCCTGGTTGATCAATCCTGAAATGCCTATCCCTGCGAAAGCTTCAGCTATCCATGGTATATATGATCAAGATATTACCAACGAACCAACATTCGCGAAATTGTCAGCACATATATGGCATATCCTTGATAACTGTGATTTCGGAGGCTTCAATAGCAATAGGTATGATATTCCAATGCTTTACAATGAGTTCCTGAGAACTGGTAAAACCATCGACTATAGCAGCATCAGGTTTATAGACGCTGGTGCTATATTCAAACGACAGGAAGAACGCACATTGTCCGCAGCAGTTAAATTCTATTTGGGATATGAAATGGTTGATGCTCACGCCGCAGATGCTGACATTGAGGCTACGGTTGATGTATTTGAAGCTATGCTGCAGAAGTATAAAGATCTCCCTCAGAATATGGAAGGTATGCATCTTTTCTGCAATTACGATAAGCCAGTAATGGATCTGTCAGGCAAGTTCACTATCGATGATGAAGGTGATATCATATTCAATTTTGGCAGCAAGAGAGGTAATAAAGCTAAGTATGATATTGGTCACCTCCAATGGATGTATGGCAAAGATTTCGCACCAGATACAAAGAGAATCTGCGAAAAGCTCCTCGGAATTAATCAACAACATTATTCATAA
- a CDS encoding helix-turn-helix domain-containing protein has protein sequence MQTLDLKTIGARIRGVREEQNLTQEDFGKVVGVNMKTISLLENGHRKPSQEVLSIISSKYNINLDWVSTGNGERISNKKSDPKSIDNLLAKITTLELDLAQMRAIMEQILRKLSD, from the coding sequence ATGCAAACACTAGATTTAAAAACAATTGGGGCGCGTATTAGAGGGGTCCGTGAAGAACAAAATTTGACTCAGGAAGACTTCGGAAAAGTTGTAGGTGTAAATATGAAAACAATTTCTCTCCTGGAGAATGGACATAGGAAACCATCTCAGGAAGTCTTGTCAATTATTTCATCTAAATACAACATAAACCTTGACTGGGTAAGCACTGGTAATGGGGAAAGAATAAGTAATAAAAAGTCAGATCCGAAATCGATAGACAATTTACTTGCAAAAATTACTACTCTGGAATTGGATCTAGCACAAATGCGCGCAATAATGGAACAAATACTTAGAAAGTTATCTGATTAA
- a CDS encoding PcfK-like family protein, translated as MKATDNFTKVINAHLHSLAEKDSLFFETLKKPNKNINDCIKYILNTVQKSGCNGFSDEEVFGMAVHYYDEDDIIPGSAINTKVVIKHNSEAIKQSFASDNIIRPVKKVIKKQDPINQPTLFG; from the coding sequence ATGAAAGCTACAGACAACTTTACCAAAGTTATTAATGCGCATCTACATAGCCTTGCCGAAAAAGACTCTCTATTTTTTGAGACACTAAAAAAGCCTAATAAAAATATTAACGACTGTATCAAGTACATCCTTAACACAGTCCAAAAAAGCGGATGTAATGGGTTTTCTGATGAAGAGGTATTTGGTATGGCCGTCCATTATTATGATGAAGACGATATTATTCCTGGCTCCGCAATAAATACTAAAGTAGTGATCAAACATAATTCAGAAGCCATAAAGCAATCCTTTGCTTCTGATAATATAATTAGACCAGTAAAAAAAGTTATAAAAAAACAAGATCCAATTAATCAACCAACTTTATTCGGATAG